The genomic segment CGCCGGCATGTGACGACTTGCCCTGCACACTGAGATAGGCCGAGCCGATGCCGCTGGTGGCGAGGCGCAGCGTGCCGTCGGTGCCGCCGCCTTCGAACGAGAACACCACGTCCTGGTCCGATGCGAGCTTGGTGATGGTGCTGCGCCAGCCGGGCGAGGAGATCTCCTCGTCGCCGTTCGTGAGCACCGTGAGCGTGCCGTAATCCCTGAAGTTCAGCTTCTGCAGCAACGCCACGGTATGGAGAATGAGCGCGACGCCCTGCTTGTCGTCGGCGATGCCGAGGCCGTAAGCCTTGTCGCCGTCGAGGCGGAACGGCTGGTCCTTCAGCATGCCCTTCAGGTACACCGTGTCCATGTGGGCAATCAGCATGATCTTCCTGGTCCCCGTGCCCTTGAACACGGCGTGGACGGCCGGTCCGATCTTCTCAGGGGTGTCGTCGAGGCGATAGATGTCGGTGGGTTGCAGGATCTCCACCGTGCCGCCGAGCTGCTTGAGCTGACCGGCAACGCGCTCGGCGATCTGGTTCAGGCCTTCGAGGTCCTTGCTGCCGGATTCGATATTGACGAGATCGCGCAGCGTGTCGAGCAGCGGCTGCTGCTCCTTTTGCGCCAGCATCTGGACGTCGGCGACCGGCTCGGCGTGCACCATCGTTGCGGCACCTGCCAGCCAGAGTGAAGCGAGCAACGGAGCGACGAGCGAGGGAACAGGGTGCGATCGGGGCATGCGCGGCCATCCATGGAGGGTGGGGATGGCCCGGTATGCCTCCGATTCCGGTGCTTGTCACGCGCCGAGGCGTGTCATGCGCCGCTTCAGCGGAGCATGACGGCGAGCCTCGTTCCCGCTACTTCTGCGGCGGGCCGAGATCCAGCGGAGGCAGCTCGATCTGCGGCACCTCGATCTTGACCTTGTCGAGATCGACGTTGAGCGGCTTGTCGAGCAGTCCCGTCACCACGGACGGGAAGATGATCACCAGCAGCACCATGATCATTTGCAAGCCGATCCAGGGCACGGCGCCCCAGTAGATGTCGGAGCTCTTCACTTCCTTCGGCGCGACCCCGCGCAGGTAGAAAAGCGCGAAGCCGAACGGCGGATGCAGGAACGAGGTCTGCATGTTGACGCAGATCATCACGCCGAACCAGATCAGGGCGGCGTCCGGTCCCACCACCGGCGCGAGGATCTTCTGCGCGATCGGCGCGATCATCGGCAGGATGATGAAGGCGATCTCGAAGAAGTCGAGGAAGAACGCCAGGAAGAAGATGAAGAGATTGATGAAGATCAGGAAGCCCCAGACGCCGCCGGGCAGCGAGGTCAGGAGATGCTCGAGCCAGACGCCGCCGGAGACGCCGAGAAATACCACCGAGAAGCAGGTCGACCCGATCAGGATGAAGGTGACCATGCAGGTGAGGCGCATGGTGGACTGGTAGCCCTGCGTGATCAGGTCGCGCAGGTCGGGGATGCGCGCGGCCCGAATGCAGATCCACACGATTGCCAGATAGGTCAGCGCGAAGGCGATCTTGAAGATCAGATTCTCGCTGAACAGGATCGCGACGATGGTGCCGATGCCGGCCGCGATCACGCCGATGATCAAGATCTTGTTGTCGGTCGAGGAGAAGTCCTTGTGGTGGATCGCGGCGAGCACGATGGCGCCGACGGCGCCCATCGCGCCGGCTTCCGTCGGCGTCGCCAGACCCATCATCATGGTGCCGAGCACGACGAAGATCAGCACGGCCGAGGGGATGATGCCCATCAGGCACTTCTTCCACAGCGCCCAGCCGGTCAGCGTGCGCGCCTCCAGCGGCACCGCCGGCACATGGCTCGGCTTGATCAGGCCGAGTACGAAGGTGTAGCCGGCGAACAGAACGATCTGAAACACCGAGGGGCCCCAGGCGCCGAGATACATGTCGCCGACCGACTTGCCGAGCTGGTCGGCC from the Bradyrhizobium sp. WBAH42 genome contains:
- a CDS encoding M20/M25/M40 family metallo-hydrolase, with product MPRSHPVPSLVAPLLASLWLAGAATMVHAEPVADVQMLAQKEQQPLLDTLRDLVNIESGSKDLEGLNQIAERVAGQLKQLGGTVEILQPTDIYRLDDTPEKIGPAVHAVFKGTGTRKIMLIAHMDTVYLKGMLKDQPFRLDGDKAYGLGIADDKQGVALILHTVALLQKLNFRDYGTLTVLTNGDEEISSPGWRSTITKLASDQDVVFSFEGGGTDGTLRLATSGIGSAYLSVQGKSSHAGARPEGGVNALYELSHQVLQMKDLSKPEQGLKLNWTVSKSGTNRNVIPAEATAQADARALKVSDFDELQKALQDKIKNRLLPDSRVDLKFEVRRPPLEASEASRRVAAHGKTIYGEIGLSLKVDEKATGGGTDAAFAALQSKGAVVEGMGLSGFGAHSNDAEYVQVNSIVPRLYLATRMIMDLSTGKLK
- a CDS encoding TRAP transporter large permease subunit — protein: MITLEMMPPLMFGGLVLAMLIGFPVAFTLAAVGLSFGFLAIHLGFFDLNFLQAIPGRVFGSVLSNELLLAIPFFTFMGAILERCGLAEDMLDSMGQLFGPVRGGLGYSVIIVGFILGAITGTVAAQVIAMALISMPVMIRYGYNMRYITGVLAASGTITQLVPPSLVLIVLADQLGKSVGDMYLGAWGPSVFQIVLFAGYTFVLGLIKPSHVPAVPLEARTLTGWALWKKCLMGIIPSAVLIFVVLGTMMMGLATPTEAGAMGAVGAIVLAAIHHKDFSSTDNKILIIGVIAAGIGTIVAILFSENLIFKIAFALTYLAIVWICIRAARIPDLRDLITQGYQSTMRLTCMVTFILIGSTCFSVVFLGVSGGVWLEHLLTSLPGGVWGFLIFINLFIFFLAFFLDFFEIAFIILPMIAPIAQKILAPVVGPDAALIWFGVMICVNMQTSFLHPPFGFALFYLRGVAPKEVKSSDIYWGAVPWIGLQMIMVLLVIIFPSVVTGLLDKPLNVDLDKVKIEVPQIELPPLDLGPPQK